A stretch of Peteryoungia algae DNA encodes these proteins:
- the nadC gene encoding carboxylating nicotinate-nucleotide diphosphorylase: MTRSLRPQLSPLMIEDLVRNALLEDLGRAGDITTYATIGPEKTATAELNSREHGTVAGLPLAEAAFRLIDPSVRFEALVADGDTVAPGEAIARVSGNARSLLSAERVALNFLMHLSGVASYTARFAAEIAHATARVTCTRKTLPGLRAVEKYAVRLGGGSNHRFGLDDAILIKDNHIAVSGGVASAIEAARAYAGHLVKIEVEVDGLDQMREALTARPDVILLDNMGPDLLRSAVAINREHHGLAVETYPSDVRRVVLEASGNVNIETIRAIAETGVDYISTSKITMAAPTLDIGLDIVIA, from the coding sequence ATGACCAGAAGCCTTCGCCCGCAATTGTCGCCGCTGATGATCGAGGATCTCGTCCGCAACGCCTTGCTGGAGGATCTTGGCCGCGCCGGCGACATCACTACCTATGCCACGATCGGTCCGGAAAAGACGGCGACCGCCGAACTGAACAGCCGTGAACACGGTACCGTGGCGGGACTACCACTCGCTGAGGCCGCCTTCCGCCTGATCGATCCATCCGTCCGATTCGAGGCGCTGGTTGCCGATGGTGACACGGTTGCTCCAGGCGAAGCGATCGCCCGTGTCTCTGGCAATGCCCGTTCGCTGCTGTCGGCAGAACGCGTTGCCCTGAACTTTCTGATGCATCTCTCGGGTGTTGCCAGCTACACGGCGCGTTTCGCCGCCGAGATCGCCCATGCGACTGCGCGCGTCACCTGCACCCGCAAGACCCTGCCGGGGCTGCGGGCGGTCGAGAAATATGCGGTGCGTCTGGGCGGTGGCTCCAACCACCGGTTCGGTCTGGACGACGCGATCCTCATCAAGGACAACCACATCGCGGTATCCGGCGGTGTGGCCTCCGCGATAGAGGCGGCCCGCGCTTATGCGGGCCATCTCGTGAAGATCGAAGTGGAGGTCGATGGCCTCGACCAGATGCGTGAGGCGCTGACGGCACGCCCAGATGTGATCCTGCTCGACAATATGGGCCCTGACCTGCTGCGCAGCGCGGTTGCAATCAACCGGGAACATCATGGTCTGGCCGTCGAAACCTATCCTTCGGATGTCCGTCGCGTGGTGCTGGAAGCCTCGGGCAACGTCAACATCGAGACCATCCGGGCGATCGCCGAAACCGGCGTGGACTACATCTCGACGTCGAAGATAACCATGGCGGCCCCGACCCTGGACATCGGTCTCGACATAGTGATTGCATAA
- a CDS encoding L-aspartate oxidase, translating into MATNIESMRPQSWQGIDDIVVVGGGLAGLFCALKLAPRPVTILAAAPIGQGASSAWAQGGIAAAMSPGDSFDKHLADTVVAGAGLVEEKMARLMISEGPDRVHDLLAYGVPFDRDLEGHLLLSREAAHSERRIVRVAGDRAGGAIMEALISAVRRTPSIRVMEGYVVEELIAEGRFVSGVVARPDAGQSKRRVAFPARAVVLCSGGVGHLYQVTTNPAEARGTGVGMAAKAGAVIADPEFVQFHPTAIDIGQDPAPLATEALRGDGAVLVNRAGHRFMTDLHADADLAPRDIVARGVFAEVAAGRGAFLDCTKAIGKDFAKRFPTVHASCIAAGIDPVTQAIPVVPAVHYHMGGVLVDADGRTSLDGLWAAGEVTSSGVHGANRLASNSLLEAVVFAGRIADSIKGMMPESALYEWGRTAGENDDLVTVEDSPELSALRGLMSAHAGVIRDEASLKLLIQELVGLERKRPRVRFSNITATAKLIAVGAYLRTESRGAHMRADHPQPQEALRHRTYLTLKDATRIAAELAG; encoded by the coding sequence ATGGCGACCAACATCGAATCCATGCGGCCGCAATCCTGGCAGGGCATCGACGACATCGTGGTCGTCGGCGGCGGGTTGGCCGGCCTCTTCTGCGCGCTGAAACTGGCACCACGCCCCGTCACGATCCTCGCCGCTGCCCCGATCGGGCAGGGGGCGTCGTCGGCCTGGGCGCAAGGCGGCATTGCCGCTGCCATGAGCCCCGGCGACAGCTTCGACAAGCATCTGGCGGACACGGTCGTTGCCGGTGCCGGACTGGTCGAGGAAAAGATGGCACGGCTGATGATTTCCGAAGGGCCTGATCGCGTGCATGATCTGCTCGCCTATGGGGTGCCGTTCGACCGCGATCTCGAAGGCCATCTGCTTTTGTCGCGCGAAGCCGCTCATTCCGAGCGGCGCATCGTCCGTGTCGCAGGTGACCGCGCGGGCGGAGCCATCATGGAGGCGCTGATATCAGCCGTGCGCCGCACGCCCTCGATCCGGGTGATGGAAGGTTATGTCGTCGAGGAACTGATCGCAGAAGGCCGCTTCGTGTCCGGCGTCGTCGCCCGGCCTGATGCCGGCCAGTCGAAGAGACGCGTGGCCTTTCCCGCCCGCGCCGTTGTGCTCTGCTCCGGCGGCGTCGGCCATCTTTACCAGGTGACCACCAATCCGGCCGAGGCCCGCGGCACCGGTGTCGGCATGGCCGCCAAGGCGGGCGCCGTGATCGCCGATCCGGAATTCGTCCAGTTTCACCCGACGGCCATCGACATCGGTCAGGATCCGGCCCCGCTTGCGACCGAAGCGCTTCGCGGCGACGGGGCTGTTCTCGTCAACCGCGCCGGCCATCGTTTCATGACCGACCTGCATGCCGATGCCGATCTCGCACCCCGTGACATCGTCGCGCGGGGTGTCTTTGCCGAAGTGGCGGCCGGTCGCGGTGCCTTCCTTGATTGCACCAAGGCGATCGGCAAGGATTTCGCCAAGCGTTTTCCGACCGTTCATGCCTCCTGCATCGCGGCGGGCATTGATCCCGTGACGCAAGCCATCCCGGTCGTGCCGGCCGTGCACTACCATATGGGCGGCGTGCTCGTGGATGCCGATGGCCGGACCTCGCTCGACGGGCTCTGGGCCGCAGGCGAAGTCACCTCCAGCGGCGTGCACGGTGCCAACCGGCTCGCCTCCAACTCGCTTCTCGAAGCCGTGGTCTTTGCCGGGCGGATCGCGGATTCGATCAAGGGCATGATGCCGGAATCCGCCCTTTACGAATGGGGGCGGACGGCCGGCGAAAACGACGATCTCGTCACCGTGGAGGATAGTCCCGAACTGTCGGCGCTGCGCGGCCTGATGAGCGCGCATGCCGGCGTGATCCGCGACGAGGCTAGCCTCAAGCTTCTGATCCAGGAACTGGTCGGGCTCGAGCGCAAGCGCCCGCGTGTGCGCTTCTCCAACATCACGGCGACCGCCAAGCTGATCGCTGTCGGCGCCTATCTTCGCACAGAAAGTCGCGGTGCCCATATGCGCGCCGATCATCCGCAGCCGCAAGAGGCGCTGCGCCACCGTACCTATCTGACGCTCAAGGATGCAACCCGCATCGCCGCCGAACTGGCCGGCTGA
- a CDS encoding mechanosensitive ion channel family protein: MEFETNDAILATQAALAQASQLAVQYSFSIVGAFFLLLVGWWLAALLSRWTHAGLSKIRGFDETLARFFATVVRYGALILVFVTVLGQFGVQTASIIAALGAAGLAIGLALQGTLQNIAAGIMLLVLRPFRVGEYIDTGSISGIIVEIGLFATELKTPDGLYRLAPNSTLWNVPITNFSRLPTRRFELKVGIGYEDDIDLAEKIMRDHAEADSRVLETPAISTHVDQLGDSAVVITLWYWTAAPDYWPTSREMIKNVKKSFDENGISIPFPQVTYHGTPQVVALPERFVDARAKET, encoded by the coding sequence ATGGAATTCGAGACGAATGACGCAATCCTCGCGACACAGGCAGCATTGGCCCAAGCGAGTCAGCTCGCCGTCCAGTATTCCTTCTCCATTGTCGGGGCGTTCTTTCTTCTTCTCGTCGGCTGGTGGCTGGCAGCTCTGCTCAGCCGTTGGACCCATGCGGGCCTGAGCAAGATCCGCGGCTTCGACGAAACGCTTGCGCGCTTCTTTGCCACCGTCGTGCGCTACGGCGCGCTCATTCTCGTCTTCGTCACCGTGCTCGGCCAGTTCGGCGTGCAGACTGCCTCGATCATCGCGGCCCTTGGTGCTGCGGGCCTCGCGATCGGCCTCGCACTGCAGGGAACCCTGCAGAACATCGCTGCCGGCATCATGCTGCTCGTTCTTCGCCCGTTCCGGGTCGGGGAGTATATCGATACGGGCTCCATTTCGGGCATTATCGTCGAGATCGGCCTCTTCGCTACCGAGCTCAAGACACCAGACGGCCTCTACCGGCTGGCGCCGAACTCGACGCTCTGGAATGTGCCGATCACCAATTTCAGCCGGCTGCCGACACGCCGTTTCGAACTGAAGGTCGGAATCGGCTATGAGGACGATATCGACCTGGCCGAAAAGATCATGCGCGATCATGCCGAGGCCGATTCGCGTGTCCTCGAGACTCCGGCAATCTCCACCCATGTCGATCAGCTGGGGGACAGCGCGGTTGTGATCACTCTGTGGTACTGGACTGCGGCCCCGGATTACTGGCCGACGTCACGCGAGATGATCAAGAATGTAAAGAAGTCCTTCGACGAGAACGGGATTTCCATCCCGTTCCCGCAGGTGACTTATCACGGCACGCCGCAAGTGGTCGCCCTGCCCGAACGCTTCGTCGACGCCCGGGCGAAGGAAACCTGA
- a CDS encoding DUF2339 domain-containing protein: protein MFELLPLILIGVLFILLRGSTKRIDRLEKELGDIREKLFRLGGSAGELASPAVENAQTDPDQVVLPLDTEAAIVRDEPVADGAPRQSEPASIPNTAADLLPAAARQETHAKAPAESIENLLGARWAVWAGGLALAFGGVFLVRYSIESGLLGPGVRLTLAALFGLALIALGDLIRRNALPKAEVLYANAMVPGILTAAGAVSLFGSIYAAHGIYDFIGPTLAFLLLALTAFGVLGLSLLHGQALAGLGLAGSMVTPLLISTTAPSLWTLFLFLTVAQVATTLASRMKGWLIVPSIAQALLGIWGLIALIELDDTTPITLSLLAMIAAWVLIWPGATADDPAGPEERLSLEAIGGRMATGSLGLDITLSLAVLLPALVMLERGLTVSLPLFGFAALIAALSAAGSARFGAFWPTVIATVGALLGAVMTSGLITQAQILLLGFGTDDTVAVNLGGPVMYIFLGLAAVFVLLGLAQMRRRHAADPLFSTVWAAITASLPVLLASITFVFYGVYARDWTHGLFAIGLGAVLLGACEFLYRQGALPGFRRGIDLLLFGSFAAFALALHALTDGIVTTILLALLGFAYLMATRRRPWSGLAWVMVISLGGVLVRVAWDPTLVGPDALSRTPILNPLLPGYGIPALLALLSAYEIRNWPAQRARHALQGLASLLGLLAIAILVRHAMNGGVLDSSVPTLGEQSIYTLLVVGLSGILMTLDLKSPSPVFRFGSMLAGGIAVLQTVSLHLGALNPYFTGESTGNWPLINLLLIGYLLPGLAYAGLAFYARDKRPLPYVILQALSGAVLGFAWVTLSVRRFWQGEFIAYWKGFEQAETYSYSVAWLAIGVGLLALGSRFDARSLRIASAVIVMLTVAKVFLIDMANLEGVLRALSFIGLGFVLIGIGLFYQKILRGKSAERPTTDDKEAPTVI, encoded by the coding sequence ATGTTCGAACTGCTGCCGCTGATCCTGATTGGCGTTCTCTTCATCCTCCTCAGAGGCTCGACCAAACGGATCGATAGGCTCGAGAAGGAACTCGGCGACATCAGGGAGAAGCTTTTTCGGCTGGGCGGATCGGCTGGCGAACTCGCGAGCCCCGCTGTCGAAAATGCGCAGACCGATCCCGACCAGGTGGTCCTGCCGCTCGATACGGAAGCGGCAATTGTTCGCGATGAGCCAGTCGCCGATGGAGCACCCCGACAAAGCGAGCCGGCCTCCATACCGAACACCGCCGCAGATCTGCTTCCCGCTGCGGCGCGTCAGGAAACCCACGCCAAAGCACCGGCAGAAAGTATCGAGAACCTGCTCGGCGCGCGCTGGGCGGTCTGGGCCGGCGGTCTCGCGCTGGCGTTCGGCGGTGTTTTTCTCGTGCGCTATTCCATCGAGAGCGGCTTGCTTGGCCCGGGCGTTCGCCTGACGCTCGCTGCCCTCTTCGGCCTTGCCCTGATCGCGCTCGGTGACCTCATCCGCCGCAATGCGCTGCCAAAGGCGGAGGTCCTCTACGCCAACGCCATGGTGCCAGGCATTCTGACGGCAGCGGGCGCAGTCTCGCTGTTCGGCTCGATCTATGCGGCCCACGGTATCTACGATTTCATTGGCCCGACGCTCGCGTTCCTGCTTCTGGCGCTCACCGCCTTTGGCGTGCTCGGCCTCTCACTGCTGCATGGGCAAGCGCTGGCGGGCCTGGGGCTAGCGGGTTCGATGGTCACCCCGCTCCTGATTTCGACGACAGCGCCCAGCCTCTGGACGCTGTTCTTATTTCTGACCGTCGCCCAGGTGGCGACGACGCTCGCGTCACGCATGAAAGGCTGGCTGATCGTGCCGTCGATTGCGCAGGCCTTGCTGGGCATCTGGGGCCTCATCGCGCTCATCGAACTGGACGACACCACCCCGATCACCCTCTCCCTGCTCGCGATGATTGCCGCCTGGGTGCTCATCTGGCCCGGCGCGACGGCGGATGATCCGGCAGGCCCGGAGGAAAGGCTGTCGCTCGAAGCAATCGGGGGCCGGATGGCCACCGGTTCGCTCGGCCTCGACATCACCCTGTCGCTCGCCGTTCTCCTGCCGGCACTCGTCATGCTTGAGCGCGGGCTGACGGTCTCGCTGCCGCTCTTCGGCTTTGCGGCGCTGATCGCGGCGTTGTCTGCCGCCGGCAGTGCACGGTTCGGCGCCTTCTGGCCCACAGTCATCGCGACCGTCGGCGCTCTTCTCGGTGCTGTCATGACGTCCGGCCTGATCACTCAGGCACAGATCCTGCTGCTCGGTTTCGGCACGGACGACACTGTCGCGGTGAACCTCGGTGGTCCGGTGATGTACATCTTCCTCGGTCTCGCCGCCGTCTTCGTGCTTCTCGGACTTGCGCAGATGCGCCGCCGCCATGCCGCCGACCCGTTGTTCTCGACGGTCTGGGCTGCGATCACGGCTTCCCTGCCGGTGCTGCTCGCGTCGATCACCTTCGTGTTTTACGGCGTCTATGCCCGGGACTGGACGCATGGCCTCTTTGCCATCGGCCTCGGCGCCGTGCTGCTCGGCGCCTGCGAGTTTCTATACCGTCAGGGCGCGCTGCCCGGCTTCCGCCGTGGCATCGACCTGCTTCTCTTCGGCAGTTTCGCAGCCTTCGCGCTTGCCCTGCATGCGCTGACCGACGGGATCGTCACCACGATCCTGCTCGCGCTGCTCGGCTTCGCCTATCTGATGGCGACGCGCCGGCGCCCATGGAGCGGGCTTGCCTGGGTCATGGTCATCTCACTCGGCGGAGTTCTGGTCCGCGTCGCCTGGGATCCGACGCTGGTCGGGCCGGATGCCCTGTCGCGCACCCCGATCCTCAACCCGCTGCTGCCCGGTTACGGGATCCCGGCCCTGCTTGCGCTGCTCTCGGCCTACGAAATCCGGAACTGGCCCGCTCAACGCGCCCGCCATGCGCTGCAGGGGCTCGCCAGCCTTCTCGGCCTTCTCGCCATCGCCATCCTCGTTCGCCATGCCATGAATGGCGGCGTGCTGGATTCCAGCGTTCCGACGCTTGGTGAGCAGTCGATCTACACGCTGCTGGTCGTCGGCCTTTCAGGCATCCTTATGACGCTCGATCTCAAATCGCCTAGCCCCGTCTTCCGTTTCGGCTCCATGCTGGCGGGCGGGATCGCCGTCCTGCAGACGGTGAGCCTGCATCTCGGTGCGCTCAATCCCTATTTCACCGGCGAGAGCACCGGCAACTGGCCGCTGATCAATCTGCTGCTGATCGGCTATCTTCTGCCCGGCCTCGCCTACGCAGGCCTTGCCTTCTATGCGCGAGACAAGCGGCCACTGCCCTATGTCATCCTGCAGGCCTTGTCCGGTGCGGTGCTCGGCTTTGCCTGGGTGACGCTTTCGGTGCGGCGCTTCTGGCAGGGCGAGTTCATTGCCTACTGGAAGGGCTTCGAGCAGGCTGAGACCTATAGCTATTCGGTCGCGTGGCTTGCGATCGGTGTCGGGCTGCTCGCGCTCGGCTCGCGCTTCGATGCAAGAAGCCTGCGCATCGCGTCTGCGGTCATCGTGATGCTAACCGTGGCCAAGGTCTTCCTGATCGACATGGCGAATCTCGAAGGCGTACTGCGCGCGCTCTCCTTCATCGGCCTCGGCTTTGTCCTGATCGGCATCGGGCTCTTCTACCAGAAGATCCTGAGAGGCAAGTCGGCAGAGAGGCCCACGACGGACGACAAGGAGGCGCCGACGGTGATCTAA
- the nadA gene encoding quinolinate synthase NadA, protein MGSQQMPQTRPVSRSAAERFGVWERPDLTYTPAVAKETEHLYERVRDFIPAIEWPVFAPYIHAINRLKKERGAVILAHNYQTPEIFHCVADIKGDSLQLARDAVSVDAEIIVQCGVHFMAETSKLLNPQKTVLIPDGRAGCSLSESITGADVRLLRERYPGVPVVTYVNTSADVKAETDMCCTSANAVDVVNSFDSDTVLCIPDEYLAMNVANQTHKKILTWKGHCEVHERFTADELLEYKKADPRIEIVAHPECHPSVLAVSDFAGSTKGMIDYVKTNRPARVLLVTECSMASNIQVELPEVDFVKPCNLCPHMKRITLPKILDSLLFMTEEVTVDPAIAGRARLAVERMINLKN, encoded by the coding sequence ATGGGATCGCAGCAGATGCCACAAACCCGTCCCGTATCCCGTTCGGCAGCCGAGCGTTTCGGCGTCTGGGAACGCCCGGATCTGACCTATACACCGGCCGTGGCGAAGGAGACCGAGCACCTCTATGAGCGTGTCCGCGATTTCATCCCTGCGATCGAATGGCCGGTCTTTGCGCCTTACATCCATGCGATCAACCGCCTGAAAAAGGAACGCGGCGCGGTCATCCTCGCGCACAATTACCAGACGCCGGAGATCTTCCACTGTGTCGCCGACATCAAGGGCGATTCGCTGCAACTGGCCCGCGATGCCGTCAGCGTCGATGCCGAGATCATCGTCCAGTGCGGCGTGCATTTCATGGCCGAGACCTCGAAACTGCTCAATCCGCAGAAGACGGTCCTGATCCCCGATGGGCGCGCGGGATGCTCGCTGTCGGAATCGATTACCGGCGCAGATGTGCGGCTGCTGCGCGAGCGCTATCCCGGCGTTCCCGTCGTCACCTATGTGAACACGTCTGCCGACGTGAAGGCGGAGACGGATATGTGCTGCACCTCGGCCAATGCCGTCGACGTCGTCAACAGCTTCGACAGCGATACCGTGCTCTGCATTCCCGATGAATATCTCGCGATGAACGTCGCCAACCAGACACACAAGAAGATCCTCACCTGGAAGGGCCATTGCGAAGTGCACGAGCGCTTCACCGCCGATGAGCTCCTCGAATACAAGAAGGCCGACCCGCGCATCGAGATCGTCGCTCACCCGGAATGCCATCCGAGCGTGCTGGCGGTTTCCGACTTTGCCGGCTCGACCAAGGGCATGATCGACTATGTGAAGACGAACCGGCCGGCCCGGGTGCTGCTCGTCACCGAATGCTCCATGGCCTCCAATATCCAGGTCGAACTGCCGGAGGTCGATTTCGTCAAACCCTGCAACCTCTGTCCGCATATGAAGCGCATCACCCTGCCGAAGATCCTCGACAGCCTGCTGTTCATGACGGAGGAAGTCACGGTCGATCCGGCAATCGCCGGTCGGGCGAGGCTTGCCGTCGAGCGGATGATCAATCTGAAGAATTGA
- a CDS encoding HD family hydrolase, with the protein MGAPAPLSARAWQRMLSGRRLDLLDPSPLDVEITDIAHGLARVARWNGQTSGDHAFSVAQHSLIVEDIFRRCNPKATSDDLMVALLHDAPEYVIGDMISPFKAVVGGGYKVVEKRLEAAVHLRFGLPAHPKAALKDLIKKADMIAAYFEATVLAGFAEVEARKFFGQPKGFTRDTILIEPLPAYQAQAKFLERFEEIEAARQSSTWARA; encoded by the coding sequence ATGGGTGCTCCGGCTCCCCTGTCCGCCCGCGCCTGGCAGCGCATGCTTTCCGGCCGTCGGCTCGACCTGCTCGATCCCTCGCCGCTCGACGTGGAGATCACCGACATCGCGCACGGCCTTGCCCGTGTGGCGCGCTGGAACGGCCAGACCTCCGGCGACCACGCCTTCTCGGTCGCCCAGCACAGCCTGATCGTCGAGGACATATTTCGCCGCTGCAACCCGAAGGCCACATCGGACGACCTGATGGTCGCGCTTCTGCATGATGCCCCGGAATATGTGATCGGGGACATGATTTCACCGTTCAAGGCCGTGGTGGGCGGAGGCTACAAGGTGGTGGAGAAGCGGCTGGAAGCGGCCGTGCATCTGCGCTTCGGCCTGCCGGCACATCCGAAGGCGGCCCTCAAGGATCTGATCAAGAAGGCCGACATGATCGCCGCCTATTTCGAGGCGACGGTGCTTGCCGGATTTGCGGAGGTGGAAGCCCGCAAGTTCTTCGGGCAGCCCAAGGGCTTCACCCGCGACACGATCCTGATCGAGCCGCTACCCGCCTATCAGGCACAGGCAAAATTCCTGGAGCGCTTCGAGGAAATCGAGGCTGCCAGACAATCCTCGACCTGGGCACGCGCATGA
- a CDS encoding HD domain-containing protein: protein MTALLTAADFAPHEALAADLLSHATEGDDGSHDLAHIHRVFKNALKIQVGEGGDAEVLAAAVLLHDCVAVEKSSPLRSQASQLAAEKASGILAGLGWSEAKIAAVAHAILTHSFSANIPPETLEARMLQDADRLDAIGMVGVARCFYIAGRMGSGLYHPADPGAEHRPLDDRSYAIDHFPAKLLKLSDGFQTETGAKLAKERHERLTLFLSMFRDEI from the coding sequence TTGACCGCCCTTCTCACCGCCGCTGATTTTGCCCCCCACGAGGCGCTCGCCGCCGATCTGCTTTCCCATGCGACAGAAGGCGACGACGGTTCGCATGACCTCGCCCATATCCACCGCGTCTTCAAGAATGCGCTGAAGATCCAGGTGGGTGAAGGCGGCGATGCCGAGGTCCTTGCGGCTGCCGTCCTGCTGCATGATTGCGTCGCAGTCGAGAAGAGCTCGCCGCTCCGGTCGCAGGCTTCACAGCTTGCGGCAGAGAAAGCGAGCGGCATCCTTGCCGGGCTCGGCTGGTCTGAGGCGAAGATCGCGGCGGTTGCCCATGCCATCCTGACCCACAGCTTTTCCGCCAACATCCCGCCGGAAACGCTGGAAGCGAGGATGCTGCAGGATGCCGACCGGCTGGACGCGATCGGCATGGTCGGTGTGGCGCGCTGCTTCTACATCGCCGGCCGCATGGGCTCGGGGCTCTACCATCCCGCCGATCCCGGCGCCGAGCATCGACCGCTCGACGACCGATCCTATGCCATCGACCATTTTCCGGCCAAGCTGCTCAAGCTTTCCGACGGCTTCCAGACCGAAACGGGCGCAAAGCTCGCGAAGGAGCGGCATGAGCGGCTCACTCTTTTCCTCTCCATGTTCCGCGACGAAATCTGA
- a CDS encoding NUDIX hydrolase, with translation MTTPAEIEIGLNAAIVAINSRTPRLLVVGEDGDALDALPFGPFDPNRHRTMEMSLRHTVEAQTALELGYIEQLYTFGDRGRHKMPGDQGPHVVSVGYLALTRLDSDRDARLELSGARWRDWYGYLPWEDWRQGRPALLDGAMLPALRAWAEEAPAAVSRRSRLKLAFGLDDFPFDEERVLERYELLYEAGLVEEAVLDGRAQIRRTSTLLGRPMRHDHRRIAATALARLRSKIKYRPVIFELMPPEFTLTDLQGTVEAIAGRHVHKQNFRRLVEGAELVEPTGSTLSATGGRPAALFRFRRKVLEERPAPGLKVGGRSSG, from the coding sequence ATGACGACACCGGCGGAGATCGAAATCGGCCTCAATGCGGCGATCGTCGCGATCAATTCCCGCACGCCGCGCCTTCTCGTCGTCGGCGAGGATGGCGATGCGCTCGACGCCCTGCCCTTCGGCCCCTTCGATCCGAACAGGCACCGGACGATGGAAATGTCGCTCCGCCACACGGTCGAGGCCCAGACGGCGCTGGAACTCGGCTACATCGAGCAGCTCTACACTTTCGGCGATCGTGGCCGCCACAAAATGCCCGGCGATCAGGGGCCGCATGTCGTCTCGGTCGGCTATCTCGCTCTGACCCGGCTGGACAGCGACCGCGATGCGCGGCTGGAGCTCTCCGGCGCGCGGTGGCGGGACTGGTACGGTTATCTGCCCTGGGAAGACTGGCGACAGGGGCGCCCGGCGCTGCTCGACGGGGCCATGCTCCCGGCGCTCAGGGCCTGGGCCGAAGAGGCACCCGCCGCCGTTTCGCGCCGCTCGCGTCTGAAACTGGCCTTCGGTCTCGACGATTTCCCCTTCGACGAGGAGCGCGTGCTTGAGCGCTACGAACTTCTCTATGAAGCCGGTCTGGTGGAGGAAGCTGTGCTGGACGGGCGCGCGCAAATCCGGCGAACCTCAACGCTTCTCGGGCGACCGATGCGGCACGACCATCGGCGTATTGCGGCCACTGCGCTTGCGCGGCTTCGCAGCAAGATCAAGTATCGCCCCGTGATCTTCGAGCTGATGCCGCCGGAGTTCACGCTGACCGATCTGCAAGGGACGGTCGAGGCGATCGCCGGACGGCATGTGCACAAGCAGAATTTTCGACGGCTCGTTGAAGGTGCCGAGCTCGTCGAGCCGACCGGCTCGACCTTGTCAGCGACGGGCGGGCGTCCGGCGGCCCTTTTCCGGTTTCGCCGCAAGGTTCTCGAAGAACGCCCGGCACCCGGCCTCAAGGTTGGCGGGCGAAGCAGTGGTTGA
- a CDS encoding tyrosine phosphatase family protein, translated as MSLIVVSPLARIAEMAVRHKAREMISLLAANQDFHRPAVIQAERHLKLTMNDISFAGTGDLIAPQEVHVAEIIAFARDWDQALPLVVHCWMGVSRSPAAAMIASLAVAPDDDDDALARRLRAASPFATPNMRLVEIGDEMLQRGGRLAKAVKALGRGADADGNTPFALPLSLGEPSMP; from the coding sequence ATGAGCCTGATCGTTGTTTCGCCGCTCGCCCGCATTGCGGAAATGGCCGTCCGTCACAAGGCGCGCGAGATGATCAGCCTGCTCGCCGCCAATCAGGATTTCCACCGGCCGGCGGTCATCCAGGCGGAGCGGCACCTGAAACTCACGATGAACGATATCAGTTTTGCCGGCACGGGCGATCTGATCGCGCCACAGGAAGTGCATGTGGCCGAGATCATCGCATTCGCCAGAGACTGGGACCAGGCCTTGCCGCTCGTCGTGCATTGCTGGATGGGCGTTTCACGCTCGCCGGCAGCCGCGATGATCGCCAGCCTTGCCGTCGCACCCGACGACGACGACGATGCATTGGCACGGCGGCTGCGTGCGGCCTCGCCCTTTGCCACGCCGAATATGCGGCTTGTCGAGATCGGCGACGAAATGCTTCAGCGCGGTGGACGGCTCGCAAAAGCCGTCAAGGCGCTCGGACGCGGCGCCGATGCCGATGGCAACACGCCGTTTGCGCTGCCGCTGTCCCTAGGCGAGCCGAGCATGCCATGA